One Desulfovibrio fairfieldensis genomic window carries:
- a CDS encoding glycosyltransferase family 9 protein — protein MSVDVLLLNLTRFGDLLQSQPLIQDLHDSGHRVGLVCLDNFAAALPLLRHVGAAWPLPGAKLMAALDRHWQTAAAALLDLARRIREEARPSRVVNLTPSLPGRLLAKLLAPSPEAVLGFGLDAEGFGVNRGIWSSFLSGATLRRLNAPFNLVDMFRMVGAPLYAPGIAARPGLFSLQTPPAEALAHADALLAEPENPPEGGHIQGFVALQLGASEARRQWPTAYFAALGDRLWREAGLCPVLLGAPAESPLAQEYAARASAPFVNAVGRTNIPQLAALLTRTRLLATNDTGTMHLAAGLGLPCLAFFLATAQPWDTGPYLSGCCCLEPALPCHPCPYNQACPHDQVCLTRINPRRAGDLILARLESGDWQAGLSPELCREARVWLTETDEFGFARVRSLSGHEREDRSLWLNRQRLFWRHILDDLESTTDGATARPARAEARTPDAPPCSPAFAARVAPVLDQAARLLDMLAEQGRLTGKSSKAGQLFLLNCERLQNLLDACPPLASLGYFWRELRQERGGRMDELLRLVDLLAGHLRRWAASMAV, from the coding sequence ATGAGCGTTGACGTTCTGCTTCTCAACCTGACCCGTTTCGGGGACCTGCTGCAAAGCCAGCCCCTGATTCAGGACCTGCACGACAGCGGCCACCGCGTGGGCCTGGTCTGCCTGGACAATTTTGCCGCCGCCCTGCCTCTGCTGCGCCATGTGGGCGCGGCCTGGCCCCTGCCCGGCGCAAAGCTCATGGCCGCGCTGGACCGCCACTGGCAGACGGCGGCGGCCGCCCTGCTGGATCTGGCCCGGCGCATCCGCGAGGAGGCCCGGCCAAGCCGGGTCGTCAATCTGACGCCCAGCCTGCCGGGCCGCCTGCTGGCAAAACTGCTGGCCCCCTCGCCGGAAGCCGTGCTGGGCTTCGGCCTGGACGCCGAAGGTTTCGGCGTCAACCGCGGCATCTGGTCCTCGTTTCTGAGCGGGGCCACGCTGCGCCGCCTGAACGCGCCCTTTAATCTGGTGGACATGTTCCGCATGGTGGGCGCGCCCCTGTACGCCCCCGGCATTGCCGCGCGTCCGGGGCTCTTCAGCCTGCAAACGCCCCCGGCGGAGGCCCTGGCCCACGCCGACGCCCTGCTGGCCGAGCCCGAAAATCCGCCCGAGGGCGGCCATATCCAAGGATTTGTGGCCCTGCAACTGGGCGCCAGCGAGGCCCGGCGGCAATGGCCCACAGCGTATTTCGCGGCCCTGGGCGACCGGCTCTGGCGCGAGGCGGGCCTCTGCCCGGTGCTGCTGGGCGCGCCCGCCGAAAGCCCGCTGGCTCAGGAATATGCGGCCCGCGCCAGCGCTCCCTTCGTCAATGCCGTGGGACGGACAAACATCCCCCAACTAGCGGCCCTGCTGACCAGAACGCGCCTGCTGGCCACCAACGACACCGGCACCATGCACCTGGCCGCCGGTCTGGGCCTGCCCTGTCTGGCCTTTTTTCTGGCCACGGCCCAGCCCTGGGACACCGGCCCCTATCTGTCCGGCTGCTGCTGCCTGGAACCGGCCCTGCCCTGCCACCCCTGCCCGTATAATCAGGCCTGTCCGCACGACCAGGTCTGCCTGACGCGCATCAACCCGCGCCGCGCGGGCGATCTGATTCTGGCCCGCCTGGAAAGCGGGGACTGGCAGGCGGGCCTGAGCCCGGAACTTTGCCGCGAAGCCCGCGTCTGGCTGACGGAAACCGACGAGTTCGGCTTCGCCCGCGTGCGCAGCCTTTCCGGGCATGAACGCGAGGACCGCAGCCTCTGGCTCAACCGGCAACGCCTGTTCTGGCGTCACATTCTTGACGACCTGGAAAGCACCACGGACGGCGCGACCGCCCGCCCGGCGCGGGCGGAAGCTCGGACGCCGGACGCCCCGCCCTGCTCCCCGGCCTTTGCCGCGCGGGTGGCCCCGGTACTGGACCAGGCCGCGCGCCTGCTGGACATGCTGGCCGAACAGGGACGCCTGACGGGCAAATCGTCCAAGGCGGGCCAACTTTTTCTGCTCAATTGCGAGCGCTTGCAGAATCTTCTGGATGCCTGCCCGCCACTGGCCTCCCTAGGTTATTTCTGGCGCGAGCTGCGTCAGGAGCGCGGCGGCCGCATGGACGAGCTGCTGCGCCTTGTGGATCTGCTGGCCGGGCATCTGCGGCGCTGGGCCGCAAGCATGGCGGTTTGA
- the aldA gene encoding aldehyde dehydrogenase, protein MRTYKQFINGELVSRPGEGMIDVENPSSGQIMAQVPDGGAEDAQAALEAARAAQDAWAALPAPTRATALKKLAEGIRGRRTELAAILAEEQAKTLPLAQVEVDFTAEYFDYYAGWARIYEGEIIQSDRPRENILLYRQPIGVVAGICPWNFPLFVTARKVAPSLLAGCAVVVKPSSVAPVTVMEFAKIAAGLDLPRGILNVVTGGGARLGEALAKSPLTDMVSLTGSVEAGQRIITAGAANITKVSLELGGKAPAIVCADADLDLAAKAVTASRVIFSGQVCNCAERVYVHESIADAFAEKLVRAFEAVRLGDPFDEPAPDMCSQINAEQLAKIEGMVRRARADGAEAVTGGAPADRKTGYFYMPTLLRNCRQDMEIVRKEIFGPVLPMLTFRDFDEAIALANDCEYGLTSSIYTRNVSLAMEAVNRLKFGETYVNRENFEGMQGFHAGWRKSGIGGADGKHGLLEYLQTHVAYIQY, encoded by the coding sequence ATGCGCACGTATAAACAATTCATCAACGGCGAACTGGTCAGCAGGCCCGGCGAGGGCATGATTGATGTGGAAAATCCTTCCAGCGGCCAAATCATGGCCCAGGTGCCGGACGGTGGGGCGGAAGACGCCCAGGCCGCGCTGGAGGCCGCGCGCGCCGCGCAGGACGCCTGGGCCGCGCTGCCCGCGCCCACACGCGCCACGGCGCTGAAAAAACTGGCCGAGGGCATTCGCGGGCGTCGAACCGAACTGGCCGCCATCCTGGCCGAGGAGCAGGCCAAAACCCTGCCCCTGGCCCAGGTGGAAGTGGATTTCACCGCCGAGTATTTCGACTACTACGCGGGTTGGGCCCGGATCTACGAAGGCGAGATCATCCAGAGCGACCGCCCGCGCGAAAACATTCTGCTTTACCGCCAGCCCATCGGCGTGGTGGCGGGCATCTGCCCCTGGAATTTCCCGCTCTTCGTCACGGCCCGCAAGGTGGCCCCGTCCCTGCTGGCCGGGTGTGCCGTGGTGGTCAAACCCAGCAGCGTGGCCCCGGTCACGGTCATGGAATTCGCCAAGATCGCCGCCGGGCTTGATCTGCCCAGGGGCATCCTCAACGTGGTTACCGGCGGCGGGGCGCGCCTGGGCGAGGCCCTGGCCAAAAGCCCGTTGACCGACATGGTTTCCCTCACCGGCAGCGTGGAGGCCGGGCAGCGCATCATCACGGCCGGCGCGGCCAATATCACCAAGGTTTCGCTGGAACTGGGCGGCAAGGCCCCGGCCATCGTCTGCGCGGACGCGGACCTGGACCTGGCGGCCAAGGCCGTCACGGCCTCGCGGGTGATCTTCAGCGGCCAGGTCTGCAATTGCGCCGAGCGGGTCTATGTGCACGAGAGCATTGCCGACGCCTTTGCGGAAAAACTGGTCAGGGCTTTTGAGGCCGTGCGCCTGGGCGATCCCTTTGACGAACCCGCGCCGGACATGTGCAGCCAGATCAATGCCGAACAATTGGCGAAAATTGAGGGCATGGTCCGCCGGGCCAGGGCCGACGGCGCGGAGGCGGTCACGGGCGGCGCGCCCGCGGACAGGAAGACGGGCTATTTCTACATGCCCACGCTCTTGCGCAATTGCCGTCAGGATATGGAAATCGTGCGCAAGGAGATCTTCGGGCCGGTGCTGCCCATGCTGACCTTCCGCGATTTCGACGAGGCCATTGCCCTGGCCAACGACTGCGAATACGGTCTGACTTCATCCATCTACACGCGCAATGTTTCCCTGGCCATGGAGGCCGTCAACCGTCTCAAGTTCGGCGAGACCTACGTCAACCGCGAAAACTTCGAAGGCATGCAGGGCTTCCATGCGGGCTGGCGCAAGTCCGGCATCGGCGGCGCTGACGGCAAGCACGGCCTTCTGGAGTACTTGCAGACGCACGTGGCGTATATCCAGTATTAG
- a CDS encoding helix-turn-helix domain-containing protein, translating to MSETPAPYGFPPQRDFASQYRRVFEAAACKTRAELAVALGIRLSAVSDAERRKAVPSDWLITLFEKKRINPEWVRTGLGGRMAWTTDEIGVSPASAAVTSRPATECTTEDLMAEIMRRALKSVGQGLLTL from the coding sequence ATGTCTGAAACGCCCGCCCCATATGGCTTCCCGCCACAAAGAGATTTTGCCTCGCAATACCGCCGCGTTTTTGAGGCCGCCGCGTGCAAGACGCGGGCGGAACTGGCTGTTGCCCTGGGCATCCGGCTATCGGCCGTTTCCGACGCCGAGCGGCGCAAGGCCGTGCCGTCCGATTGGCTCATAACGCTTTTTGAGAAAAAACGGATCAATCCTGAATGGGTACGCACGGGACTGGGCGGCAGAATGGCGTGGACCACGGACGAAATCGGCGTCAGCCCCGCTTCCGCCGCCGTCACAAGCAGACCGGCGACGGAATGCACGACTGAAGACCTGATGGCGGAAATTATGCGCCGCGCGTTGAAAAGCGTCGGCCAGGGCCTGTTGACACTATAG
- a CDS encoding DUF362 domain-containing protein yields the protein MTDIPFAASRLPVERGLPVALLACPDYAAPRLRQAVFQALESAGPRVGVGLRVLVKPNLLTARPLACAAPEVTAAACAWLLERGARVEVADSPGFGRADAVARKIGLEAALRPLKLKVRGLDRPVPVRLPLPEAPEGRGARFMVARRALECDLILSVPRVKAHSQMLLTLAVKNCFGCVSGLRKALVHTCEGRDPDYFADCLAALWAALPPVAALADGVRAMHVTGPSRGRPFALGLIGASPSAVALDEALCAVLGLEPGRTPLGAALERRKAEGCATAGWRAEYPLLRPGDFDARGFELPRELAHTSFHPARFVKSCIRRLWAACKP from the coding sequence ATGACCGACATCCCGTTTGCCGCGTCCCGCCTCCCTGTGGAGCGCGGTCTGCCCGTGGCTCTGCTGGCCTGTCCGGACTATGCCGCGCCGCGTCTCCGGCAGGCCGTGTTCCAGGCCCTGGAGAGCGCCGGGCCGCGCGTGGGTGTGGGCCTGCGCGTGCTGGTCAAGCCCAATCTGCTCACTGCCCGGCCCCTGGCCTGCGCCGCTCCCGAAGTGACGGCCGCTGCCTGCGCCTGGCTGTTGGAGCGGGGGGCCAGGGTGGAGGTGGCCGATTCGCCGGGTTTCGGCCGCGCCGATGCCGTGGCCCGCAAGATCGGCCTGGAAGCGGCCCTGCGGCCCCTGAAGCTCAAGGTGCGCGGCCTGGACCGGCCCGTGCCCGTGCGCCTGCCCCTGCCGGAAGCTCCTGAAGGGCGCGGCGCCCGCTTCATGGTGGCCCGGCGGGCCCTGGAGTGCGACCTGATTCTCTCCGTGCCCAGGGTCAAGGCCCACAGCCAGATGCTGCTGACCCTGGCGGTGAAAAACTGTTTCGGCTGCGTCAGCGGCCTGCGCAAAGCCCTGGTCCACACCTGCGAAGGGCGCGACCCCGACTATTTCGCGGATTGCCTGGCCGCGCTCTGGGCGGCCCTGCCGCCGGTGGCCGCGCTGGCCGACGGCGTGCGGGCCATGCACGTCACCGGCCCCAGCCGGGGGCGACCCTTCGCCCTGGGGCTCATCGGCGCGAGCCCGTCCGCCGTGGCCCTGGACGAAGCCCTCTGCGCCGTGCTGGGCCTGGAGCCCGGCCGGACGCCTCTGGGCGCGGCCTTGGAACGGCGCAAGGCCGAAGGCTGCGCCACAGCCGGTTGGCGCGCGGAATACCCGTTGCTGCGGCCTGGAGATTTCGACGCGCGCGGCTTTGAACTGCCGCGCGAACTGGCCCATACCTCATTTCACCCGGCACGCTTTGTGAAAAGCTGTATCCGCCGCCTCTGGGCGGCGTGCAAACCCTGA
- a CDS encoding cupin domain-containing protein, protein MIRRAQERETCDKTMFGGPGMAHFTKLLNETEFEGKGRLYNHVLLRPGDAVGKHRHNGDFEVFFILKGEGLYDDNGCETTVRAGDVTVCRHDEEHALLNNGPDDLEMIALILYSEK, encoded by the coding sequence ATGATCCGCCGCGCCCAGGAACGTGAAACGTGTGACAAGACCATGTTCGGCGGGCCGGGTATGGCCCATTTCACCAAGCTCCTGAACGAAACGGAATTCGAGGGCAAAGGACGGCTGTACAACCACGTCCTGCTCCGTCCCGGCGACGCCGTGGGCAAGCACCGCCACAACGGCGACTTTGAGGTTTTTTTCATCCTCAAGGGCGAAGGCCTTTATGACGACAACGGGTGCGAAACCACGGTCAGGGCCGGGGATGTGACCGTCTGCCGCCACGACGAGGAGCACGCCCTGCTTAACAACGGCCCGGACGACCTGGAAATGATCGCCCTGATTCTCTATTCCGAAAAATGA
- the thiE gene encoding thiamine phosphate synthase yields the protein MPAILPGRTDLYALTDSRLSLGRPLAVVAGALLESGVRILQYREKKLKAGKMLEECRLLRRLTERAGACFIVNDHIDIAMLVGADGVHIGQEDLPVPEVRRLVGPDMLIGLSTHTPEQAVAAVNAGADYIGVGPIFATQTKEDVVDPVGFEYLEWVARNIELPFVAIGGIKEHNIADVARHGARCCALVSELVGAQDIHAKVEAVRRAMREGLGPDGAPAAR from the coding sequence ATGCCCGCCATTCTGCCCGGTCGGACCGACCTCTACGCCCTGACCGATTCGCGCCTTTCCCTGGGCCGTCCCCTGGCCGTGGTGGCCGGAGCCCTGCTGGAATCCGGGGTGCGCATTCTGCAATACCGGGAAAAAAAGCTCAAAGCCGGTAAGATGCTTGAGGAATGCCGCCTGCTGCGCCGCCTGACCGAAAGGGCCGGGGCCTGCTTCATCGTCAACGATCACATCGACATCGCCATGCTGGTGGGGGCCGACGGCGTGCACATCGGCCAGGAAGACCTGCCCGTGCCCGAGGTGCGCCGCCTGGTGGGGCCGGACATGCTCATCGGCCTGTCCACCCATACGCCGGAGCAGGCCGTGGCCGCCGTGAACGCGGGCGCGGACTACATCGGGGTGGGGCCCATCTTCGCCACCCAGACCAAGGAAGATGTGGTGGACCCGGTGGGCTTCGAGTATCTGGAGTGGGTGGCGCGCAACATTGAGCTGCCTTTTGTGGCCATCGGCGGCATCAAGGAACACAATATCGCGGACGTGGCCCGCCACGGCGCGCGCTGCTGCGCCCTGGTCTCGGAACTGGTGGGCGCGCAGGACATCCACGCCAAGGTGGAAGCGGTGCGCCGGGCCATGCGGGAAGGGCTCGGCCCGGACGGCGCACCGGCGGCCCGCTAG
- a CDS encoding AsnC family transcriptional regulator, whose product MDKQSRGITDNAAGQMDSVDRQLLDIIQTDFPLVSRPYAELGQRLGIPEEEALERVRALRSRKIIRRMGANFQSAKLGFVSTLCASKVPEDKLDAFIAEVNAQPGVTHNYLREHSYNVWFTLISPSREESQAILDGISARTGVNILNLPATKLYKIRVDFRMGDEAQPL is encoded by the coding sequence ATGGATAAGCAGAGCCGCGGCATCACGGACAATGCCGCCGGTCAGATGGACAGCGTGGACAGACAGCTGCTGGACATCATCCAGACGGACTTTCCACTCGTATCCCGGCCGTATGCCGAGCTGGGGCAACGCCTGGGCATCCCTGAGGAGGAAGCTCTGGAGCGGGTGCGGGCTTTGCGCAGTCGCAAGATCATCCGCCGGATGGGGGCCAATTTCCAGTCCGCCAAACTGGGCTTCGTGTCCACGCTCTGCGCGTCCAAGGTGCCCGAGGACAAGCTGGACGCCTTTATTGCCGAGGTCAACGCCCAGCCCGGCGTGACCCATAATTATCTGCGCGAGCACAGCTACAACGTCTGGTTCACCCTGATCAGCCCTTCGCGCGAGGAGAGCCAGGCCATTCTGGACGGCATCAGCGCGCGCACCGGCGTGAACATCCTCAATCTGCCGGCCACCAAGCTGTACAAGATTCGCGTGGATTTCCGCATGGGGGACGAGGCGCAGCCGCTGTGA
- a CDS encoding mechanosensitive ion channel family protein → MRHYCFLLILSFCLLALPALPGLPNPVVGPALGAAPQAEKKDKADKAAKAEDAGKDKAADAAPDQKAEDAKAEEKPLLPEHDPWEMVWAGQQDRLNQIKQIASKLSDGFADEAAHLTEKAQPFEEEARRLLVLTNTFKNWPNPMEAVSRRITVTVNQVNQVLEPILLARSEAQGLLEQVNYMADSLPEDLHDGRLSQEMRSYIQDIGQARLRLTAVLAQYNSALAPSLALIKRLEQTRKDISAQLPALWKDYYLQSPVPYFSPEAWANFGQQMIYSYQGMMLRLPVEMPVTVNQWSAAALRFIICLLFTGAISLLFYRRWINQNSNPVSRHIFRVSLPWLCLGLSLLGSSLSATGEFYRLFLALGNLSIILGQVFLAWDLRLLKYPDVEQQPAPFRRLMPLTLCAYALLYLPLTKPLVLMIWMSLVVASLFWRRRWAKGNYGSLQLESSVLDGDSIVLWLCLLLAISGLHIYSMALYLLFVSCSLALELSLGGMALISNINEHLPKEGARAALARLLVALAAPVVLVVAVVGVLLWVGTLPGGMYLLSEYVLKGVNVGATQFNIIQILLIISVFYLTRTAVAMGSRFLAKLPKQGLQIDSTLIPPMQTAFSYAVWAIFGLFVLRALGMELSNLAMVAGGLSVGIGFGMQTIVNNFLSGLILIFSRTLQAGDVVEVGGTTGRVRKISVRATMVETFDNALIYVPNSEFVASRLINWTRNSRTVRREITVGVAYGSDTALVMKLLLAIANGHENVLKYPTPTVTFNDFGASTLDFVLRFWVKDYDVGVSTSSDMRLEIEKQFRQHRIEVAFPQLDVHIKDMPPRFRAPQAPARVRAARPARRPRRRPATAAPAGENAAGTSVQTEKETKEKGVPQTA, encoded by the coding sequence ATGCGCCATTATTGTTTTTTGCTCATACTTTCGTTCTGTCTGCTGGCTCTGCCTGCACTGCCCGGCCTGCCGAATCCGGTCGTGGGCCCGGCCCTGGGGGCCGCGCCCCAGGCCGAAAAAAAGGACAAGGCTGACAAGGCAGCCAAAGCCGAGGACGCGGGCAAGGATAAAGCCGCCGACGCCGCGCCGGACCAGAAAGCCGAGGACGCCAAGGCCGAGGAAAAGCCCCTGCTCCCGGAGCACGACCCATGGGAAATGGTTTGGGCCGGCCAGCAGGACAGGCTTAATCAAATCAAGCAAATCGCCTCCAAGCTCAGCGACGGTTTCGCCGATGAGGCGGCCCATCTCACGGAAAAGGCCCAGCCCTTCGAAGAAGAGGCCCGCCGCCTGCTGGTGTTGACCAATACTTTCAAGAACTGGCCCAATCCCATGGAGGCCGTGAGCCGCCGCATCACGGTCACGGTCAACCAGGTAAACCAGGTGCTGGAGCCCATCCTGCTGGCCCGCTCCGAGGCCCAGGGTCTGCTGGAGCAGGTCAATTACATGGCCGACAGCCTGCCCGAGGATTTGCACGACGGGCGGCTAAGCCAGGAAATGCGGAGCTACATTCAGGACATCGGCCAGGCCCGGCTGCGCCTCACCGCCGTGCTGGCGCAGTATAATTCGGCCCTGGCCCCCTCCCTGGCCCTGATCAAGCGCCTGGAGCAAACCCGGAAGGACATCAGCGCCCAACTGCCCGCGCTCTGGAAAGATTATTATCTGCAAAGCCCGGTGCCCTACTTCAGCCCCGAGGCCTGGGCCAATTTCGGCCAACAGATGATTTATTCCTACCAGGGCATGATGCTGCGCCTGCCCGTGGAGATGCCGGTCACCGTCAATCAGTGGAGCGCGGCGGCCCTGCGCTTCATCATCTGCCTGCTGTTCACCGGCGCGATCAGCCTGCTGTTCTACCGCCGCTGGATCAACCAGAATTCCAATCCCGTCAGCCGCCACATTTTCCGGGTCAGCCTGCCCTGGCTCTGCCTGGGGCTCTCCCTGCTGGGCAGTTCCCTGTCCGCCACGGGCGAATTTTACCGGCTCTTCCTGGCGCTGGGCAATCTTTCCATCATTCTGGGCCAGGTTTTCCTGGCCTGGGACCTGCGCCTGCTGAAATACCCGGACGTGGAACAACAGCCCGCGCCCTTCCGGCGGCTGATGCCCCTGACCCTCTGCGCCTACGCCCTGCTTTATCTGCCGCTGACCAAGCCGCTGGTCCTGATGATCTGGATGAGTCTGGTCGTGGCCTCCCTGTTCTGGCGGCGGCGTTGGGCCAAGGGCAACTACGGCTCCCTGCAACTGGAATCCAGCGTGCTGGACGGAGACTCCATCGTGCTCTGGCTCTGCCTGCTGCTGGCTATCTCCGGCCTGCATATCTACAGCATGGCCCTCTACCTGCTCTTTGTCTCCTGCTCCCTGGCTCTTGAACTCAGCCTGGGCGGCATGGCTCTGATCAGCAACATCAACGAGCATCTTCCCAAGGAAGGCGCGCGCGCCGCCCTGGCCCGCCTGCTGGTGGCCCTGGCCGCGCCCGTGGTGCTGGTGGTGGCCGTGGTGGGCGTGCTGCTCTGGGTGGGCACTCTGCCCGGCGGCATGTACCTGCTGAGCGAATACGTGCTCAAGGGCGTGAACGTGGGGGCCACCCAGTTCAACATCATTCAGATCCTGCTGATCATCAGCGTGTTCTACCTCACGCGCACGGCCGTGGCCATGGGCTCGCGCTTTCTGGCCAAACTGCCCAAGCAGGGCTTGCAGATTGACTCGACCCTGATTCCGCCCATGCAAACGGCCTTCAGCTACGCGGTCTGGGCCATCTTCGGCCTGTTTGTGCTGCGGGCTCTGGGCATGGAACTGAGCAATCTGGCCATGGTGGCCGGCGGTCTTTCCGTGGGCATCGGCTTCGGCATGCAGACCATTGTGAACAACTTCCTCTCCGGTCTGATCCTGATCTTCAGCCGCACGCTCCAGGCCGGGGACGTGGTGGAAGTGGGAGGCACCACGGGCCGGGTACGCAAAATCAGCGTACGCGCCACTATGGTGGAAACGTTCGACAACGCCCTCATCTACGTGCCCAACTCCGAATTCGTGGCCAGCCGCCTGATCAACTGGACGCGCAACAGCCGCACTGTACGGCGCGAAATTACGGTGGGCGTGGCCTACGGCTCGGATACGGCTCTGGTCATGAAGCTGTTGCTGGCCATAGCCAACGGGCACGAAAACGTGCTCAAGTACCCCACGCCCACGGTCACCTTCAATGATTTCGGGGCCAGTACCCTGGATTTCGTGCTGCGCTTCTGGGTCAAGGACTATGACGTGGGCGTGTCCACTTCCTCGGACATGCGCCTGGAAATCGAAAAACAGTTCCGCCAGCACCGTATTGAGGTGGCCTTCCCGCAGCTGGACGTGCACATCAAGGACATGCCGCCGCGCTTCAGGGCCCCGCAGGCCCCGGCCCGCGTCCGTGCGGCACGGCCCGCGCGGCGGCCGCGCCGCCGTCCGGCCACAGCCGCGCCCGCCGGGGAAAATGCCGCCGGAACAAGCGTGCAAACGGAAAAAGAAACCAAGGAAAAGGGCGTGCCGCAGACCGCCTGA
- a CDS encoding fused DSP-PTPase phosphatase/NAD kinase-like protein encodes MRVLAKAVLLSLLLAAVAGYALHAANTPDPRAEAAQRDSRWAEPVRAEGLPNLYRVDSEVYRSGQPEGEGLRSAENLGIKTVLSLRSPNRDAALDKSGDLLLRNVPMHSWNTHDEDIISALRIIHGAPKPILVHCRHGADRTGLIMAMYRVVFQGWTKEQAKKEMLEGGYGFHAVWVNITRRIDKADIAAIRARIFREQGAAAAVPALQRGAALFHIENLFKENAHAHV; translated from the coding sequence ATGCGAGTTTTGGCAAAAGCGGTTTTATTGTCGCTGCTGTTGGCGGCGGTCGCTGGATACGCGCTGCACGCCGCAAACACGCCTGATCCCCGTGCCGAGGCCGCTCAGAGGGACAGCCGATGGGCCGAGCCCGTGCGGGCGGAAGGGCTCCCCAATCTTTACCGGGTGGATTCCGAAGTCTATCGCTCCGGCCAGCCCGAGGGAGAGGGCCTGCGCAGCGCGGAAAACCTGGGCATCAAAACCGTCCTGTCCCTGCGCTCCCCCAACAGGGATGCCGCCCTGGACAAAAGCGGGGACCTGCTGCTCAGAAATGTGCCCATGCACTCCTGGAACACCCATGATGAGGATATCATCAGCGCATTGCGCATCATCCACGGCGCGCCCAAGCCCATCCTGGTGCACTGTCGGCACGGTGCGGACAGGACGGGCCTGATCATGGCCATGTACCGGGTGGTTTTTCAGGGCTGGACAAAGGAACAGGCCAAGAAGGAAATGCTTGAGGGCGGCTACGGCTTTCATGCCGTCTGGGTCAATATCACGCGGAGAATAGACAAGGCGGACATCGCGGCCATCCGGGCCCGAATTTTCAGGGAGCAAGGCGCGGCCGCCGCCGTTCCGGCGCTCCAACGGGGTGCCGCCCTCTTTCATATCGAAAACCTTTTCAAGGAGAACGCCCATGCGCACGTATAA